From Delphinus delphis chromosome X, mDelDel1.2, whole genome shotgun sequence, a single genomic window includes:
- the GPR34 gene encoding probable G-protein coupled receptor 34 gives MRSQMVTMTTTSVSSWPCSSQGVHFVTNHSVQWPHNFSGASNFTACSMDEKLLSNVLTTFYSVIFIVGLIGNIIALYVFLGIHRKRNSIQIYLLNVAIADLLLIFCLPFRIMYHINQNKWTLGVILCKVVGTLFYMNMYISIILLGFISLDRYIKINRSIQQRKAITTKQSIYVCCIVWIIALAGFLTMIILTLKKGGHNSTMCFHYRDKHNAKGEAIFNYILVVMFWLIFLLIILSYIKIGKNLLRISKRRSKFPNSGKYATTARNSFIVLIIFTVCFVPYHGFRFVYISSQLNMSSCYWKEIVHKTNEIMLVFSSFNSCLDPVMYFLMSSNIRKIMCQLLSRRFQGEASRSESTSEVKPGYSLHDTFATAKIQSTS, from the coding sequence ATGAGAAGTCAGATGGTAACAATGACGACAACTTCAGTCAGCAGCTGGCCTTGCTCCTCCCAGGGAGTGCACTTTGTAACTAATCACAGCGTCCAATGGCCACACAACTTCTCAGGAGCCTCAAATTTTACTGCCTGTTCCATGGATGAAAAATTACTCTCTAATGTGTTAACAACATTCTACTCTGTTATTTTCATCGTGGGCCTCATTGGAAACATAATTGCCCTCTATGTATTTCTGGGTATCCACCGCAAAAGGAATTCCATTCAGATTTACCTACTCAATGTAGCCATTGCAGACCTCTTACTTATCTTCTGCCTCCCTTTCCGAATAATGTATCACATTAACCAAAACAAGTGGACACTAGGTGTGATTCTTTGCAAGGTTGTGGGAACACTATTTTATATGAACATGTACATTAGCATTATTTTGCTTGGATTCATCAGTTTGGATCGCTACATAAAAATTAATCGGTCTATACAACAACGGAAGGCGATAACAACCAAACAGAGTATTTATGTTTGCTGTATAGTATGGATAATTGCCCTTGCTGGATTTTTAACTATGATTATTTTAACCCTTAAGAAAGGAGGTCATAATTCCACAATGTGTTTCCATTATAGAGATAAGCATAATGCAAAAGGAGAAGCAATTTTTAACTACATTCTTGTGGTAATGTTCTGGCTAATTTTCCTACTAATAATCCTTTCCTATATTAAGATTGGCAAGAATCTATTGAGGATTTCTAAAAGGAGGTCAAAATTTCCTAATTCTGGCAAATATGCCACTACAGCCCGGAATTCCTTTATTGTGCTTATCATTTTTACTGTATGTTTTGTTCCCTATCATGGCTTCCGATTTGTCTATATTTCTTCACAGCTAAATATGTCGTCTTGCTATTGGAAGGAAATCGTTCACAAAACCAATGAGATCATGctggttttctcatcttttaatAGCTGTTTAGATCCAGTCATGTATTTCCTGATGTCCAGTAACATTCGCAAAATAATGTGCCAACTTCTTTCTAGACGGTTTCAAGGGGAAGCAAGCAGGAGTGAAAGCACTTCAGAAGTTAAACCAGGATACTCCCTGCATGATACATTCGCTACAGCTAAAATTCAGTCTACTTCTTAA